The Spirosoma oryzicola region GTTGGTGGGCATTATATGACGGTTCATCATACCTCTTTATCAGATCACGCAAGGCTGTGTAGAGAATGCGGGTAGCGACTCTCTACTTTTGTGCATGTTCGGAGTTAAACGAATGCTATCAGATGAATCGACTGGTTTTTAGTATAGTAAACAAACTTATGCTTGTAAGCGCGTTTATAGGGACATCGCAGGCTCAGTCGATTCAAGCGGCTGCTCCCAAAACGCATCAAGTGGTGACGCCCGCTACTTATAAAGGTAAGCAGATCGTCGTCGGTAGTGGGGGTGGATTTACCGGCTTCTCGACAACGTATTACTTACTGGATAATGGTCAGATTTACGGCAAACGCAATCGTGATACCACGTTCACGCTTATCGGTAAACAAACGGCTGCCAATACAAAACGGGCCTTTACTGTTATCGAGACCAAGTGCCAGATCAAAACCACCCAGTTCAACAATCCCGGCAATACGTATCAGTTCGTTCAGTGGCGACAGGGAGGACAGCGCTACAAGGTAGCCTGGGGCGAACCGGGAAAGACCGTACCGCCTGATTACCCACGATTCTTCGATTCATTCATGGCCATGATTCCGGCCACTTTGCAAGTGAAATAGCCTATTTCTTTTCTGCTGGATAGCTTCTGTTTTACCGAAGCTGGCTATGTCGCGCCCTAAAAAAATCCGCAGCAACCAACCAGTAAACAACAACTACTCATGAAACGATATGTACTGATGCTTCCGCTGCTGGTGGCTACAGCCTCGCTGGCCCAGCAACCGAATGGCGGCTTTAGCCGAAAGATGAAAACGTCCTTACCAACCCCCGGACTGGCTGAGCGATTGAAGGCCGACGTGAAAGAGTCACCTGGAACGCCGGGTGCCCGCCAGGCACAAACGGACAACCTTGGTTTGACGCTCGAACCCCTGCGATTGCGGGTTGTGCACGACGAAACGACGAAGCTTCCAATCTTCATTGAGCGAAAAGTAGATCCTAGTGCTAAAAAGAAGGAAGCGAAAAACGGAGGAGCCCGGTTGTCGGCCGCTACGGCTGCGTCAACAACGTTTCAGTTTATGAATCAGGTACGTGGCCTGTTGAAACTCGAAAATCCAGAAGTAAAATTCAAGGTTGCCAGCACCGACTATGACGAGATTGGACAAACCCACGTTCGGCTGACGCACATGCACCGG contains the following coding sequences:
- a CDS encoding FAD-binding oxidoreductase, which encodes MLVSAFIGTSQAQSIQAAAPKTHQVVTPATYKGKQIVVGSGGGFTGFSTTYYLLDNGQIYGKRNRDTTFTLIGKQTAANTKRAFTVIETKCQIKTTQFNNPGNTYQFVQWRQGGQRYKVAWGEPGKTVPPDYPRFFDSFMAMIPATLQVK